Below is a genomic region from Candidatus Thermoplasmatota archaeon.
GCTTCTTGGTCGTCCTCGCGAGCGTCTTCAAGATCTTGGACGCGGTTGCGGGAAGACCGAGTATCTTCTCCGCCAACTTGGTGAGCTTGTACAGCGCCTTCCTTTCCGCTGGATGGGTCATTCAGCAGGACGTACGCAACGGGATTATATGAATTTTCCTTTTCATAGATATGGACGCATGCTATTGTTCGGAATAAACGTTAAATAGACAGATATCATAACCGGCAATAGTATTTGTTCATCTTGAATTTCAACAGGAGGAGCTATGTTGGCCTCTAGGCAGGGAAACGGCGGAGTTCCGATAGTCCTCACCGCTCCACGCTCCGAAATCAGCACCTACAGCGGTGACCCGTTCACGGCCTTCGTCGCCACCTTCCCGAGGAAGCTCATTCCCAGCTTCTTCGTCAAGAGCGAGTGGCTGGAGGCGAAGGACAACGCTGACGGCACCGCCAGGTTCCTTCCTTACGGGTTGAGGAAGGTGGAGGCCATGCTCATCGACGAGTTCGGCGAGGAGAACGTCGCTTCCGTGCACCCGGACAACCTGAACAGGTTCGTCGGCCCGGATACGAAGGCGGTGGGTGTCTCCACGATGGACTCCATGGGGCTGGCCTATGTCTCTCTCACGTACAACTCGCTTTTCGGCTTTGGTGGGGAGTCCCTGGACGCGTACGAGTTCGAGAAGGTCCTGGGGGACCCGGCCTTCACCAGGTTCGACCCGAGGATAATCGTTGGCGGGGCTGGCTCGTGGCAGGTCCGCGACGCCGGCAAGATGGAGGAGCTCGGTATCGACACGCTCGTCCACGGGGAGAGCGAGAACGTCCTGACGGACCTGTTCCACAAGGCCCTGAACGGCGAGGCGCTTCCCAAGGAGGTCTACGGTCCGGCGGTGGACGACGACTCCATACCCTCGATCAAGCGGGCCGCCAGCTACGGCGTCGTGGAGATCACGAGAGGCTGCGGAAGGGGCTGCTCCTTCTGCTCCCCGACGAACAGGAGGAAGAACTCCCGCCCGCTCGACTTCATCATGAAGGAGGTTGAGACGAACGTCAGGGGAGGGACCAACTCCATCTTCACGGCGACCGAGGACATGTTCATCTACCAGTGCGGCCCGAAGTTCAAACCCAACCGGGAGGCCGTCGTCAGGCTCTACAAGTCCATAGCCGAGCACCCGGGTGTGGATTACATCCATCTCTCGCACGCTTCCATCGCGCCGGCGGTCTACGACCCCGACATGGTGGAGGAGCTCACTCCCATACTGGAGGAGAAGTCCCTGTACTCGCCCAGGCTGAGGAAGAGCTACGACAGACGGTTCCCGACCGTCCTCTTCGGCATCGAGACCGGCAGCATCCGAATAATGGAGAAGTACATGCGCGGGAAGGCCCTGCCGTACGACGTGAAGGACTGGCACGAGATCGTGACGCAGGGCGTGGGCATCTTCAACGACAACGGCTGGCGGCCCTTGGGGACGATAATCACGGGCTGGCCCGGCGAGACCGAGGACGACACGATGGAGACCCTCGAGCTGCTGGACAAGATGAAGGACCTGGACATGTTCTACGTCCCGCTGCTCTTCATCCCGCTCCACGACAGCAGGCTGAGGGACGAGAGGATGATGCCCCTGGAGAGGCTCACCGAGGCCCAGCTGGACTTCCTCGCCACGTGCTGGAGGTATAACATCAGCTGCTGGGACAGGAAGTGGCAGCCCATCTACTCCATAGCCTCGATGGCGTCGTATTACATGTACTTCCGATGGAAACACGGCAAGAGCTTCAAGCAACCCGCCCTCAGGATAGCGGGGCTCCATCCGGGGCTGTATGTGGGAAAACACAAGGAATGCGACCCGCAGGCGTGCTCAGAGCCTCGGCCTCCGGACATGGGCGGCTGATCAGACCGTGTCGATTTTGTAGAGGACCATCATCCCCTTCAGCGTGAGGTGGACCTGGTCCGCGAGGTCTACTGCCTCCTCCACGCCCGCCTCCGTGCCCCACTCGTACACGAAGTCGTAGTTCCCGGTCGTTGGGACGAAGCCGAGCGAGTGCAGCCGCTGCGCGACCTCCGAGGGCCTCGCGCCGTCGCTGTTGAACGTCACGGTCAGATAGGTTATCATCCAACCCAAAGAACCACGCGGGCTATCTTAAATGTTGCCCTATTCCCCGCCCTTGTCGAAGTCCTTCTTCATGGCCTCGAAGGCCCTTTCGTACTGCTCGAAATAGTCCGAGCGTATGAAGTTGTCGATCACCTCGTAGGGCATCTTCTCCAGTATCTTGTCGACCGTCATCAGCGCGTCGCGGGCGTCTATGATGTCGTTCTCGTAGACTTGGAGCTTCTTCTCCATCTTCCCGAGGCGCTCGCTCTCCCTCTCCGCTTTTTCCGCCCTGTCCCTCGCCTCGTCCAGCAGCCTCTCGATCTCTGATTCTCTCTCCTGCGCGGTCCGGAGCTTCTCCTCGGCTTCCTTCGCGCGCTCCTCGAGCTCTTCCTTCTTCTTCTGCAGCTCCTTCCTCTCGGCCTCGAGGCCCTGCATCTCATCGCTCGAAGCGGACGACTTCCTCTCCTCGAACTCCTGGATGTCCGTCTCCAGCCGTTCCCTCTTCTCCTGGATGATCTCCCCTTCCTGCTTGTACGTGTCCTCGGCCTTCTGCACTTGTTCGCGGAGCTTGTCGAGCTCATCGCCCTGCTGCGAGAGGTTCACCTCTCTCCTCTCCAGCTCAGCGTGCTTTTCCTCGAGCTTCTCCCTCTCCTGCTTGATCTTCTCCTCGAGCTCCCTCTCCCGGTCCTGAAACTCCTTCACCCTCTTCTCTATCTCCCGCTCCTTCTCTCCGATCTCGGCGATCTTCTCGTCAGAGACCGCGGCCGCAGAGGCCTCGAACTCCGACTCCCTCTCCTCCAGGTCGCGGGCCATCTTCGTGAGCGTCTCCTTCAGGTGGTGGACCTCTCGCTCCCCGAGCTTGATCCTCTGATCGGCCTCGCGGGCGACGTCCTCGTAACCCTCGAACTTCCTCATCAGCTGGTCCAGCTCGGCCGTCTTTTCGTCGAGCTGCTTCATTCTCTCATCCAGCGACCGTTCGACCTCTTCCTCCTTCTGTCTCACTTCCAGCTCCCTCTCGAGGAG
It encodes:
- a CDS encoding B12-binding domain-containing radical SAM protein, encoding MLASRQGNGGVPIVLTAPRSEISTYSGDPFTAFVATFPRKLIPSFFVKSEWLEAKDNADGTARFLPYGLRKVEAMLIDEFGEENVASVHPDNLNRFVGPDTKAVGVSTMDSMGLAYVSLTYNSLFGFGGESLDAYEFEKVLGDPAFTRFDPRIIVGGAGSWQVRDAGKMEELGIDTLVHGESENVLTDLFHKALNGEALPKEVYGPAVDDDSIPSIKRAASYGVVEITRGCGRGCSFCSPTNRRKNSRPLDFIMKEVETNVRGGTNSIFTATEDMFIYQCGPKFKPNREAVVRLYKSIAEHPGVDYIHLSHASIAPAVYDPDMVEELTPILEEKSLYSPRLRKSYDRRFPTVLFGIETGSIRIMEKYMRGKALPYDVKDWHEIVTQGVGIFNDNGWRPLGTIITGWPGETEDDTMETLELLDKMKDLDMFYVPLLFIPLHDSRLRDERMMPLERLTEAQLDFLATCWRYNISCWDRKWQPIYSIASMASYYMYFRWKHGKSFKQPALRIAGLHPGLYVGKHKECDPQACSEPRPPDMGG